A segment of the Chryseobacterium scophthalmum genome:
AGGACAGCTTTTAGAAAACACAATTTATAACAGAATTCTGTCAATTTTAGTAAATATTTTCAGGTCGATTCCTTTCATTATTTTGATTGTCTGGATGATCCCATTCACAAGATCTTTGGTAGGAACTTCTATCGGAATGAATGCTGCACTAGTTCCTTTAAGCATTGGAACGGCACCATTTATTGCAAGATTGGTTGAAAACAGTCTTTTGGAAATTCCGAATGGATTGATTGAAACTGCAAGAGCTTTAGGAGCAACTCCGTTTCAGATTATTAAAAAAGTTTTGTTGCCTGAAGCTTTGCCATCACTCATCAACAATGCAACGATCACTTTAATAACTCTTGTAGGATATTCTGCAATGGGTGGCGCTGTCGGAGCTGGTGGATTGGGACAAATTGGTTATCAATACGGATATATCGGTTACGATGCGTTGATTATGAATCTTGTTCTTGGTTTGTTAGTCGCTTTGGTATTTATCATTCAGTTTTCAGGTGATCGATTGGCGAAGAGATTTGACCATAGGTAAGTTTGAGTGAGAGTGTTGGAGAGTTTTAGCGTTATTGAGAATGAAAAGTCGATTGACAAAATTTTTAGTCATACAATCTCTAATCGTAAGGTATTACTGAATAAACATCCAACTTCCATCATCCAGCACCCAACCTTTTAAAA
Coding sequences within it:
- the metI gene encoding methionine ABC transporter permease MetI, translated to MLSDTVISLLSKGIWETVYMTFVSGFFGFVLGLPVGVLLFVTRKGQLLENTIYNRILSILVNIFRSIPFIILIVWMIPFTRSLVGTSIGMNAALVPLSIGTAPFIARLVENSLLEIPNGLIETARALGATPFQIIKKVLLPEALPSLINNATITLITLVGYSAMGGAVGAGGLGQIGYQYGYIGYDALIMNLVLGLLVALVFIIQFSGDRLAKRFDHR